The genomic DNA CTTTTCTCTCTATAGCTGCACACAGACCTACAGTAGTTTTTCTGTGCAAGAAGCTCTTAAATCCAGATTCCATTAACCCGCAAGAGCTCTTCCCAAGGTCTAAACAATGGAAGATGTGTGCTCTCATTTTGACAAAGTGCGTAGCACTTCAATCATACCATTATTCCATTCAGAAGGTAAATAAATTGGTATTATTATGTAAGACCACATGAAATAGAAGTGCAAAATGATGAACTCTACATGCCAATTCCTTTAGTTTATTTGCAGTTCTCACACAAACTGGTTATGTGGAATGCTTCTGTATGGCAACTAGTCAGATATACAACAAGGCTTCACTTATCCAAATAGCAACTATTTTGTTTCTTTTTACCCTTTGTTGATTGCACTGTTCAGTGTGGGCAGCAGTGGTgcggtgcttagcaccgcagcctcacagctccagcagcctgggtttggttctgggcactGCCAGTGCAGTTTGCaggttttccctgtgactgtgtgggtttctgccgggtgctccagtttcctcccacagccaaagacttgcaggttgataggtaaattggccattgtaaattgcccctagtgtaggtaggtggtagaagaattgtggggacgtggtagggaatatgggattaatgtaggattagtataaattggtggttgctggttggcacagacttggtgggctgaagggcctgtttcagtgctgtatctcgctatGACTCTAAATTTCCTTATTCTTCATAAGAATACTTGACTGTATTGTAAGCTGAAAACAACTTGAGATGTAGTTTAGGAATTCTATGTGTAAATTGAAAGGTACAATAACATACTCAATctagaagtacaatttcaaagaaAAAAGTTTAAGGAAGTGCAGAAAAATAACTGAATTTGTAATTTCAACTCCAGAAACAGTTTTTATTTTCATAATCTTTATTTGGAAAAAATAAATACCTGAGGGGTATATCAAATACTGTCTTACTTTTAGGAGTAGAAAAATCTGTACAATAATTACAATATTTTACACATTTACAAATTTTATACAATTATGCACATAACTCCATGTGGAAAAATTTACATATCTCAGTCTTCTGCTACCAGTTACTGCAATTGAGAACACAGTGGATACAAAATAGTATCTCATTTACATCTAGGACTTGCAACACTGCATTCTCTGCTTCTGGATGGCTCTTTAATTACATTAAAAATTATTTAGATACATCAGATCTGGGCATCTGACTGACTTAAAAATCTTAGTGTATGTCATTGACGTTTTTCATCAAATTCCATGATCGGGTAACCACATTTCAATATGCATCTCCAATTATTTTAAGAGGAATTGAAGTAGAGAAATTTCAGAGTAGCAATGTGCAGAGAGCAGCTTCAACACCTAAGTGGGAATCCTCCAATTGCACAGTCATCATAAGAGAAGGGAACCTGGGAAATAATGAATTACACATTAGCAACAATTCCAGTGACAAACATTTTCATGTCATTACCTCAGATTATACTAATGATCTAATTAAGGTCATTGTTTTATTCTATAGAGCATGTTTATTTAGAAGTGTACAATATCAATTATTTCAAGTCTTGCCTTTAAACACTTTAGTGGATAGATAAGTTTTTTTTCCAGCTCACTCACCTCCCAGTCAGAAGATTCAGAATCCCACACCTGTTCTTCTTCCCACATTATGCGTAGGGATGGATCTGTCACATTAATGAGCTCCGTCTGTATTCTGGAATTATCTCTTCCCAAGGTCAGGTGGTATGGTGTACAGCCATTGTACATCAGCACATTGGGGTCTGCTCCACACCGCACCAATAGTGACACCATTTCAGCATCCTGCTCCTCCACTGCAAAATGGAGGGCTGTCCGACCACTTGATGGCTCCTGTGGAGAAAAACACACCTTACAGTTAGTACTTGCCATGCAAGAGAAAACCAAAAAGTTATTGCTTAATATACCAACAATTGAGATAATTATCAATTAGGAAGTAAACAATTAATATACCTGAGCATTAATGTCAGCTCCCAGCTGAATTAAATCTTTCACCATTTTGTGAAGTCTGTTTTTGACTGCCAAGTGCAAACATGTAAGGCCTGAAATGGAAAGTGGAAAAGTCTCAAATATGTGCAACTAACCAATATTCATTGTCAAATATGTTAAACCTCATTAAATTTCTTGCCTTTAAAGTTTTAAGTTGTATACTTATTACCAAAAACAAGAACCTTCCAAAACAATTAGCTGGTCACAAAATAGTGTAGCTACAGctattgacttttttttttaatccattataTTTTATACTAAATTTACATTTTGACAATGCAGAAACTGGAAAATTATAATTCCTATTTGATCCATAAATATAGTGAAGAATTGTACCATTGTAGTTCTTGCTGTCCAAAAGGTTTCGGATATCGTGCCTTGTGCAGAAATCGCTGATGGTCTTCACGCACGAGAACAAATTCATCTCACAAGCAATGTGCAGAGGTGAGTTTCCATGAATGTCCCTCAGTCCCAGATCTCCTGCAGCCCAAAGCAAAGAATACAGCATCTCAGGCTGCTGCGTGATCACTGCCAGATGCATGGGAGTCTAAACAAAACAGGACAAAGAATTCTGGTGAGAATACTGCAGGGAAAACCATAGAAATGCATAGAACTGAGGAAAATTGAGATATGCAGCAGTTATTTGTGCCCCACTCATCAGTTATTGCATTTATTAATATGCTAGGGGTTTTCCAAATCAAACAGGAACCACTCCATTTAGCTGCTTCTGGCGGAATATATTCTCAGAACCTTACAATCAACCAAGTGTAGTCCCCAATttattaaattaaatttaaaataatGCCAGTACTGTGCACAAAACGCCAACTAATATTAGTACAAAATACCATAAACCTGAACCTGTAGTGAATCAGCTGCAAATATTTACCTGTTTCAGGTTATTCTGGTGGTGAAGGTACTGATCCCCGTCTTGGGTGTTGTTGAGGATTTGGAACACAATATCACTGGCCGTGTGGATGATCGCCAAATGTAGAAATCTGAAAGAAGGGAATTGCCATGTTAAAACTTGCTGCATCGGGGGAAACTCTACACAGCAGCTCAGCGCCAAACATGGAACTCTCCAGGATTGCGCAAGCTCGGGTTTTTTGGGTACTTTCCACCCTGTTAAATATTTATCAGACAAGCGCTGGCTGGCTACCTGCCAGGGACTTTCCAGCCTCAAACAGGAACTGCACCGCCCAGCACCACTACTGCGAGAACATCGTGTTCTCAAAAACTTTTTCAACAGACCAATCCTCACACAGTGATTCATTTATATAACACTTCGCTCAGCTATTttcattttaaaaaatcaatagaATAAAACGCCATCGCAAAGTATTAATTTTCCACTTGGTTTTGCACTGTGGATCTTTAGTACTTGTTGGCGTTTAGAGACCTTCAGCGCTTGGTAAAGTGTTATTTTATAAGAACTGGTTACTTTTTCCAGCTATCTTAACCTGCACTTTCTCCCACGCAAGATTTTGGGGACaatatgcatttaaaaaaaatttatttagaggtacagcactgaaacaggcccttcggcccaccaagtctgtgccgaccaaccaccatttatactaatcctacattaaccccatattctctaccacatccccaccattctcctaccaccgacctacactaggggcaatttacaatggccaatttatcgatcaccctgcaagtctttggctgtgggaggaaaccagagcacccggcgaaaacccactttACTTTTTTTTTGACAAGTACGTTATTCTAAAGGAAAATCTCCCAACTACTTACGTATCTCCATCCTCCGAGACGAAGTCTTTCCAACTCTGAGCTGCCTCCGCCTTGTCGGCCAGGCTCAGCTCCCGAATCTCCTGCAACACCTCCTCGTCCTTCTCATTCATTGAGCCGATGCCGCTGTCACAACGATCCTCCCAGAGCGCGGTCTGCTGCCCAGATCCAAGCTGCAATGAACCACACGGATAATCCAGTTTCCCTTTACTTTTGCTGTGCCCATCCAAGCTGTTGATGCAGCTGTCAAATGTGATGGGATCGGCCATGACTTCTACACAAGAGGTTATTTCCCCGCGAAAGataggcaaaaaaaaaacaaaaaaaatcaatgTGTGAAAGACAATGCCA from Heterodontus francisci isolate sHetFra1 chromosome 9, sHetFra1.hap1, whole genome shotgun sequence includes the following:
- the nfkbiab gene encoding nuclear factor of kappa light polypeptide gene enhancer in B-cells inhibitor, alpha b, with the translated sequence MADPITFDSCINSLDGHSKSKGKLDYPCGSLQLGSGQQTALWEDRCDSGIGSMNEKDEEVLQEIRELSLADKAEAAQSWKDFVSEDGDTFLHLAIIHTASDIVFQILNNTQDGDQYLHHQNNLKQTPMHLAVITQQPEMLYSLLWAAGDLGLRDIHGNSPLHIACEMNLFSCVKTISDFCTRHDIRNLLDSKNYNGLTCLHLAVKNRLHKMVKDLIQLGADINAQEPSSGRTALHFAVEEQDAEMVSLLVRCGADPNVLMYNGCTPYHLTLGRDNSRIQTELINVTDPSLRIMWEEEQVWDSESSDWEVPFSYDDCAIGGFPLRC